In Phormidium ambiguum IAM M-71, one DNA window encodes the following:
- a CDS encoding alpha/beta fold hydrolase, with translation MKIRYGFRQVGDVEVFYREAGASDAPVILLLHGFPTASHMFRNLIPLLADRFRLVAPDLPGFGQTKAPPRGFFDYSFDRLTDVIEGFTDALSLDRYVLYIFDYGAPVGLRLAMRHPERISAIISQNGNAYLEGFSDEWGSWETYWREPSAANREACRSSLAPDTIRNWQYGTGADPTLLSPDGYELDIAYMGRVGAEEIQLDLILDYRSNVALYPDFQSYFREQRPPLLAVWGRHDPAFLPAGAAAYQRDLPDAKIHLLDAGHFALETHAEEVATLIRAFLDSTISSTLRLEREN, from the coding sequence ATGAAAATACGCTACGGGTTTCGACAGGTCGGTGATGTCGAAGTGTTTTACCGCGAGGCGGGGGCAAGCGATGCGCCAGTGATACTGCTGTTGCACGGCTTTCCAACCGCTAGCCACATGTTCCGCAACCTGATCCCTCTCCTTGCCGATCGCTTTCGGCTCGTTGCGCCAGATCTGCCTGGTTTCGGACAGACCAAGGCACCGCCACGCGGGTTCTTCGACTACAGCTTCGATCGCCTTACCGACGTGATCGAGGGCTTCACCGATGCTTTGTCGCTCGATCGATACGTACTCTACATCTTCGACTACGGTGCGCCAGTAGGTCTGCGTCTGGCGATGCGCCATCCTGAACGGATATCTGCGATTATCTCGCAGAACGGCAACGCCTACCTTGAGGGTTTCAGTGATGAATGGGGATCGTGGGAGACCTATTGGCGCGAACCGAGCGCAGCGAACCGGGAAGCCTGCCGCTCCTCGCTCGCACCGGATACAATCCGGAACTGGCAGTATGGTACCGGAGCCGATCCAACCCTTCTGTCGCCTGATGGCTACGAACTCGACATCGCCTACATGGGGCGAGTGGGCGCGGAGGAGATTCAGCTCGATCTGATCCTCGATTACCGCAGCAACGTCGCGCTCTATCCGGATTTCCAGTCCTACTTTCGTGAGCAACGTCCACCGCTTCTCGCCGTCTGGGGTCGTCATGATCCGGCGTTTCTACCTGCTGGAGCCGCCGCTTATCAGCGAGATCTCCCGGATGCAAAGATTCATCTGCTCGATGCCGGACATTTCGCGTTGGAGACTCATGCGGAGGAGGTGGCAACTTTGATCCGCGCGTTCCTCGACAGCACGATCAGTTCCACGCTGCGTCTTGAAAGGGAGAACTGA
- a CDS encoding DsbA family protein — protein MIDDHSSSSLVVPASIQDHSQGVLSAAVVLVMYGDYQCPRSAAVYKLIKIIRQELTVSFGEDYLCFIFRHFPQIQIHPQAQRAAQAAVAAAAQGKFWLMSDTLFDHQQRLENGYLVEYANDLGLDIPQFLKELSKQVYADRINEDIEGGIQSGVTTTPALFINGIRYTERWNTTELMAAMIAASH, from the coding sequence ATGATCGACGACCATAGTTCCAGTTCTTTAGTTGTGCCAGCTTCAATCCAAGATCACAGTCAAGGTGTGCTAAGTGCCGCCGTGGTATTAGTGATGTATGGGGATTATCAATGTCCTAGAAGTGCAGCCGTTTACAAACTGATTAAAATCATTCGGCAAGAGCTTACGGTTTCTTTTGGAGAGGATTATTTATGTTTTATCTTCCGCCATTTTCCACAGATCCAGATTCATCCCCAGGCACAACGGGCAGCCCAAGCAGCCGTTGCTGCCGCCGCCCAAGGAAAGTTTTGGTTAATGAGCGATACTTTATTTGACCATCAACAAAGGTTGGAGAACGGTTATCTTGTCGAGTACGCCAATGATTTAGGGCTTGACATTCCTCAATTTCTCAAAGAGTTGTCTAAACAAGTGTATGCCGATCGCATCAACGAAGATATTGAAGGCGGAATACAAAGTGGAGTGACGACTACCCCAGCCCTGTTTATCAATGGAATTCGGTATACCGAGCGCTGGAACACGACGGAGTTGATGGCTGCCATGATTGCTGCAAGTCATTAA
- a CDS encoding nuclear transport factor 2 family protein, translating to MRYLSQIFTGAGLIGLLAIPVMMQARAKAEIQSNVTAFGSSDYPTVLNQQSFLVQPSAIADLSQATASNPADAQATQMIEQRNKAIVQQSFDQWRNGTGSAFDLLAPDVTWTITGTGATAGTYRSRQALLDQVVSPTSARLSTPIVPTVRGIWADGDMVIVLWDGEATARDGRAYRNTYTWYFRMKDDQVIEAIAFLDMSKFTELWTRVSPS from the coding sequence GTGCGTTATTTAAGTCAAATTTTCACGGGAGCAGGACTGATTGGGCTGTTGGCTATTCCGGTGATGATGCAAGCTCGCGCGAAGGCAGAGATTCAATCGAATGTGACTGCGTTTGGGTCAAGTGATTACCCGACAGTATTGAATCAACAGTCCTTCCTGGTTCAGCCTTCAGCGATCGCAGACTTGTCCCAAGCAACTGCGTCTAATCCAGCAGATGCACAAGCAACTCAGATGATCGAGCAACGCAACAAAGCAATTGTCCAGCAGTCTTTCGACCAATGGCGCAACGGAACTGGCAGTGCATTTGATCTGCTTGCCCCGGATGTAACATGGACAATTACTGGGACGGGTGCAACGGCGGGCACATATCGCAGCCGACAAGCATTACTCGATCAAGTCGTTAGCCCGACCAGTGCCCGACTATCAACTCCAATCGTCCCGACTGTACGCGGCATCTGGGCGGATGGCGATATGGTGATCGTGCTGTGGGACGGGGAGGCGACCGCCAGAGACGGCAGAGCGTATCGGAACACCTACACGTGGTATTTCCGCATGAAAGACGACCAGGTAATCGAAGCGATCGCCTTTCTAGACATGAGCAAGTTTACAGAATTGTGGACAAGGGTTTCACCTTCATGA
- a CDS encoding NmrA family NAD(P)-binding protein, giving the protein MSRRTLMYVVFGATGQTGSAVANALLERNFPVRVVLRSDKAASTWREKGADVAVAEVTDVEAMTAAMREADAVYVMNPPAYNVSDMFVLAEQIGECYVEALTNADARKVVLLSSVGSQHASGTGNILTTHILERMLGNLAVPVTVLRAAAFMENWGSAAAIAAEQGVLPSFFAPLDRRLPMVSTEDIGRTAAEAMIEDWKGQRIIELHGPIDYSPNDVAAAFAAVLNRNVQAIAVPESDWQATISSFGFSPEAVNSYSEMMRGFNSGHIVFESSPEIETRTGQTAIEAAVDRLTGSKSK; this is encoded by the coding sequence ATGAGCAGGAGAACCTTAATGTATGTAGTTTTTGGAGCGACGGGACAGACAGGTTCAGCAGTGGCTAACGCTTTGCTTGAGAGAAATTTTCCAGTGCGCGTTGTCTTGCGCTCTGATAAAGCTGCCAGTACATGGCGAGAGAAAGGTGCAGACGTAGCGGTTGCCGAAGTCACTGATGTCGAAGCAATGACCGCCGCGATGCGTGAAGCGGATGCCGTCTATGTGATGAACCCACCTGCTTACAACGTCAGCGATATGTTTGTGCTGGCAGAACAGATCGGCGAGTGTTATGTTGAAGCCCTTACAAACGCTGATGCACGAAAGGTTGTGTTACTGTCTTCGGTTGGTTCACAGCACGCTTCCGGTACAGGCAACATTTTGACGACCCATATTTTAGAGCGCATGTTGGGCAACTTGGCAGTTCCCGTCACAGTTCTGCGAGCGGCAGCGTTTATGGAGAATTGGGGGAGTGCCGCCGCGATCGCTGCCGAACAAGGGGTACTGCCCAGTTTTTTTGCTCCACTCGATCGTCGGCTGCCTATGGTTTCGACCGAAGACATCGGGCGCACTGCGGCTGAAGCCATGATTGAAGACTGGAAAGGTCAGCGCATTATCGAACTGCATGGTCCGATCGACTACTCACCAAACGATGTCGCTGCTGCTTTTGCCGCTGTGCTTAACCGTAATGTACAGGCAATTGCTGTTCCCGAAAGCGACTGGCAAGCAACGATTTCCAGCTTTGGCTTTTCACCTGAAGCCGTCAACAGCTACAGCGAGATGATGCGCGGTTTCAACTCTGGTCATATCGTCTTTGAAAGTAGCCCAGAGATAGAAACGCGCACCGGACAAACTGCAATAGAAGCTGCTGTTGATAGATTGACTGGAAGCAAATCCAAGTAA
- a CDS encoding AraC family transcriptional regulator gives MTVAISHPDVIADHRQEIATRIMRHTQSSGNIIQPTAIEQLDFARSDTVSTAPHSVYEPILAIVVQGQKKAFLGEEMYQYGAMQYLVVSVDLPLSGFVTEATPDKPYLGLKLNLDLMQLCEMVAQMGTSSIKKENSVRGVSVSNVDPALMECALRLVKLLDTPQHISMLAPLMIRELYYHLLLGEQGEAVRQIATSGSNMQRIALAIQRIKSDFTQPMRIEDLASQIGMSTSSFHQHFKQVTSMSPLQYQKQLRLLEARRLMLAEDFDATSTAYQVGYESPSQFSREYSRLFGAPPIRDIERLRTA, from the coding sequence ATGACAGTCGCAATCTCTCATCCTGATGTAATCGCAGATCACCGCCAGGAAATCGCCACACGGATCATGCGGCATACCCAATCCAGCGGCAACATAATTCAACCCACGGCGATCGAGCAATTAGACTTTGCGCGCTCAGATACAGTATCTACCGCACCTCATAGCGTGTATGAACCCATCCTGGCGATCGTCGTTCAGGGTCAGAAAAAAGCATTTCTGGGTGAGGAGATGTATCAATATGGTGCAATGCAGTATCTCGTCGTTTCCGTTGATTTACCGCTGAGTGGCTTTGTGACTGAGGCGACACCTGACAAGCCGTATTTAGGGCTGAAGCTGAACTTAGACTTGATGCAATTGTGTGAGATGGTTGCCCAAATGGGTACCAGTTCGATAAAGAAAGAAAACTCTGTTCGAGGTGTATCGGTTAGCAACGTTGATCCAGCCTTGATGGAGTGTGCCCTTCGCCTCGTCAAGCTCTTAGACACTCCGCAACACATCTCCATGCTGGCACCGTTAATGATTCGTGAACTCTATTACCATCTGCTGTTGGGTGAACAAGGGGAAGCCGTGCGTCAAATTGCCACATCCGGCAGTAATATGCAGCGAATTGCTTTAGCGATTCAACGAATCAAATCTGATTTTACCCAGCCGATGCGGATCGAGGATTTAGCGAGTCAGATCGGGATGTCTACTTCGTCGTTCCATCAGCATTTCAAGCAAGTCACTTCGATGAGTCCGCTTCAGTATCAGAAGCAGTTAAGACTATTAGAAGCGCGTCGTCTGATGTTAGCTGAGGATTTCGATGCGACCTCTACTGCCTACCAGGTGGGATATGAAAGTCCCTCACAGTTTAGCCGGGAATATTCGCGCTTGTTCGGTGCGCCGCCCATTCGAGACATTGAACGGTTACGGACAGCTTGA
- a CDS encoding response regulator translates to MSQTMTIRVLIADDHAIFRQGLATIINRDPEMQVIAQAENGEQAIALFEEHQPDVTLMDLRMPEVEGVAAISAICAIAKSARIIVLTTYDSDEDIYRGLQAGAKGYLLKETEPDELLNAIRTVHRGQQYIPPDVGAKLAQRLSNPELSERELAVLRSLAQGMSNADIATALSIGEGTVKSHVNRILNKLDVSDRTQAVIVAVKRGIVTL, encoded by the coding sequence ATGAGCCAAACCATGACCATTCGGGTTCTGATTGCGGACGATCATGCTATTTTTCGGCAAGGATTAGCCACGATTATTAACCGTGATCCAGAGATGCAGGTGATTGCCCAGGCTGAAAATGGGGAACAGGCGATCGCGCTATTTGAGGAACACCAACCGGATGTCACGCTGATGGATCTGCGAATGCCAGAAGTGGAAGGCGTTGCTGCCATCAGTGCAATTTGTGCGATCGCTAAATCTGCTCGGATTATTGTGCTGACGACCTATGATAGTGACGAAGATATTTATCGGGGATTGCAGGCAGGCGCAAAAGGCTATCTGTTGAAAGAAACTGAACCGGACGAGCTTCTAAATGCCATTCGTACTGTTCATCGGGGGCAGCAGTATATTCCACCTGATGTGGGTGCAAAGTTGGCACAGCGCCTCAGCAATCCAGAACTGAGTGAAAGAGAACTAGCAGTACTCCGCTCACTGGCACAGGGAATGAGTAATGCCGATATTGCAACTGCTTTGAGTATTGGTGAAGGCACGGTTAAATCTCATGTCAATCGGATTCTGAATAAGTTAGATGTCAGCGATCGCACTCAAGCGGTGATTGTTGCTGTTAAACGCGGCATTGTCACTTTATAG